AAGGTAGATCTCGAGATGGATCGACAGAGCGATACGGTAGACAACGTAGGCGTACATGCGGTGGAAAATCTGGCGAGAAGTCTTGAGGGCATCAATGATGGCACCGAGACCAGGGGCAAGGAAAACGATATCGGCAGCAGAACGGGCAGCATCGGAAGCACCCTCGACAGCAATACCAGTGTCAGCCTTCTTGAGCGAGGGAGCATCGTTGACACCGTCACCGGTCATGGCAACGAGGTAGCCACGCTGCTGGAGAATCTCGACGACGTTGTACTTGTGCTGGGGGAAGACCTCGGCGAAACCATCGGCAGCCTCGACGAAATCGTAAACCTCAGAGCCGGGCAtgtcaccgccgccaccgagacCGAGACGCTCGGCGTTGTAAACGTTGGTGCCGAGACCGAGCTGGCGAGAAGTCTCACGAGCGATACCGACGGCGTCACCAGTAAGCATCTTGATGGAGAGACCGAGAGACTTGGCTTCGTTGATGGTGCGGGCGGTATCGTGACGAGGGGGGTCAGAGCAGGGCATGATACCGAGAATCTCCCAGGAGCCCTCACCACGCTTGCGGGCAACACCGAGGGAACGGAAACCACGGGTAGCGAACTCGGCAACCTTGTTCTTGTAGtcgacatcaacctcctcgggAATGGGGTGGTCTTCCTCAACGGTCTTCAGGACGAAAAGAGGGGCACCCTTGACGCAGATGATGCGCTCACCCTGGGGAGACTCGACAACGGCTTGAACCTTCTTGGAGACGGGGTCGAAGGGGTGGAAATCGAGGACCTTGTACTTGGAGAGAACAGACTTGGCACGGGGGTAGAACTTGAGGGACTTGAGGAAAGCCTTGTCGATGGCATCCAtacccttcttcttgcgggAAGCGGCCAAGCAGGCAGTCAACATGAGGTCCTCGGGCTCGACACCAGCGACGGTGTAGGGCTCAGCGAGAGAgagcttgttcttggtgagaGTACCAGTCTTGTCAGAGCAGAGAATCTCGACACCGGCAAGGGACTCGATGGCAGAGAGCTTCTGGACgatggccttcttcttggcaaGGTAAGCAGCGCCGacagccatggtggtggtgacaacGGCGGGAAGACCGACGGGAACACCAATGATGGTAATGGCGAGGGTGAACTCAAGGATCTTGACGATGCCGTTGTTGCGGTAGAAGGAAGCAACCCAGACGACCAAGTTGGTGAGAATGACGAGAACCAGGAGAATAGTACCAATGCCGTTGAGAACCTCGGTGAAGTGACCGGAGCCGGCGCTAGCAGCGTTCACGAGGGCAGCGGCACGACCGACGAAGGTGTTGTCACCGGTAGCAGTAACGACGAGGAAAGCCTCACCACGCTTGACAGCGGAAGAAGCGTAGCAGGAGTCGTTCTTGTGCTTGTCGACGGCGAGAGACTCACCGGTGATGGCAGACTGATCAACCTGGAGGAAAGCATCATCGGTGACGATGCGACCATCGGCGGGAATGATGGtaccctcctcaacctgcAGGATGTCACCGGGGACGACCTCGGGagcctcaatctccttgagGGTGCCATCACGGAGGACGACAGCCTTGAGGGCGAGAGTCCTGTCAATGGGGGTTAGCAGGGCTGTCTGGCGCAGCAGAAAGCAGGACAAGACAAAACTCACTTCTTGAGTTCATCGACAATAGAACCAGCCTGGTATTCTTGGACGAAACCGACGACAGCgttgagaaggagcagaCCGCAAATGACACCGAAATCAACCCAGTCCTCGAGACCAGCAGCCACTGCCAGGTAAAGACGGTTAGCAAAAGCAATTCTTGTTAGAACGTGGACTGGCGATGCATGAAGCCACTCCGCTTGGCGCCCCGCTGAGCTGCAGAGGCGCCATGGCAGAGTGGGGGCGAGATGCAAACATCGCCAAGGAAAATGTTTGGTGAGCCAACTTACAGACGGCGGCAGCCTCCATGACGAACTGAATGGGACCGACGAAGAAGCCAAGGAACTTCAGGAGAAggttctccttctcctccttcatctgGTTGAGACCATACTTGCGGCGTCTCTGGGTAACCTCCTGCTCGGTGAGACCGACGCGGGTGTCGGTCTGGAGCATGTCCTCAGGAATGACGCGCCCGGAGCCGGGAgcgacctcctcttcttcctcaaacTAGACACGAGATGGGTTAACAGGCGATCCATCATTGACCGATTGGTCAAGCTGCCAAGGCCgacaccccccaaaaccaaggcCGAAGCGACCGGGTGGTGGGCGGAATGGGGCGCGATGTGCGCTTGGCGAGACCGGGGTAGGGGGAAAGCTCACCATGCCATGGCCGTCGTTGGACTCGAGGTCCTCGATGAGGGCGTCAatgtcctcatcctcctcctcttcctccacgaCCTTTTGCTTGGGAGGGGCGGCGTGGTGAGGGGCCTTCTCGTCAAAGTTGCCACTCTCAATGTTGGTCGACAGCGCGGGAGCGCCGGTGGTCGAGTGTTCGGCCATTGTGACGCGGTTGTCGGCAGATAAGCTCTGCTCGGGGCTGATCGGGACGAGGAGAAATAAAGGTGATCAGTAGGGCGCGGAGTGATCAAGTGATGCTTAGGTAGATATGGTTGTAGGTGGTGAACCAAAGCTAGGTGGGCGGACGCGGCCTCAAAGGTTGTTTGTTGTGACGACCTTATTAATAGGTGAGGTGGCGGTGATGCGGTGTTGGCGACCACAAAAACCGAGAGAGAATTAGGGTGTAGAGAGGAGAGTTGAGTTTGGACTCGAGGGAGAGCGAGACCTCACGTCGAAGGGAGAGTTAAAAAGGGCCTTCAAGCGTGAAgcaaaaagaggaaagagaggggggagggaagcggGCAGTCCAAGTATTTCAACCTTTCCAACAACGCCGCGAACCACGAGCGACCTTTCCCGGCCCTGATCAAAGCTTCCTTGCCCGCTACAAGCTGCGCTACCGTGGGCACAGTACGGAATTGCACGTCCAAGCGAAGGTACCCAGGTACCGACCACCTACAGGACTGGTGGAACCTTCACCCGCTCACCCACTCATcgcccacccacccacactCCATTGCTCCTCCAaaatccatccatcccatcaatCAATCCACTCCAACTCGCCCATTCGTCAAATCCGCTCTTTTGCCtgcccgctgctgctgcgtgCCTGCCAGTCCAGTGCCCGTGCTCTGTTCcagctgcttgctgctgctgcgatTACCGCTTCTTTCTACCTTCAGTTCCAGGTTTCCCCGACTCGCTCTTTgcctccttccccgtcctTCCATTGGGATGAATGCCTTACACTGTGTGTGCCCCCGACCCTAGACTGTGCGCTACTGGGCGTTCCTGCAGCATCGGCGCGTGGTCGGCGTGTTCTGCCGTCCCAATTGGCACTGTCCTTGTCTGCTCTGCCATTCCTgctttcctcttcctccgaGACCCCAAGCAACCAAGCAACGGGCATCGCAACCCACAGCAACCACTTGCTACCCTGGTCCTTGAAAACAGTGGGTCGCGCAACTGCAGGTCACAATCAACAGCGAGGTACCTGGGGTGCGCAATCTGGCCTTGTACCGGCTCTCCACTCTTGTCTGTCCTAGCCCGCCGAGGATGCCGCCATTGCCTGGGTCCTCGGTACCTTGTCGTGACTCCACTTCCAGGTATCTCCGTCATCCATTCACAGGCCTTGCGTGCGGGATTTTCTGGCTGTGCCTCTGTGGTTCTGAGAAGCTCTCTGCTTCTGGCAACGAGCTCTCAATGAGCAGAAAAGATGCAGGCATTCAGAAAGGCAAAAAGAGCTGCAAATGCGCGCTTATAGTGAACCACGCCCATTAATTCCCTCGCCACAAGCTGGCACGGCCTGTCCAGAATCCAATTGACACCATGCGCTCCCCGCGACGGCGCTGCCATGCACTGAAAAATCAGAtgaagagggcgaggccCGGGGTTGTCAGCGGCGCTCGAGACCTCGTTCGCCAGGCATGAGAAACTGCGAACCGACAAGCTTTGGGGTGTTGGCTGCCCGTCATGGGTCGCCAACCTGGGCCCCCCATGCCCGCCCAGTCGCAATCGGTTTGGTCTGCTCGTCTGACCACTCAGAGAGCGCCTCGTCCTGCGATTGGCCTTATCTCACTGGTCGGACCAAGAAACAGAGAGAGAACGATTGATGAGAAGCATCACATCACAAGGAGATCAGAAGGACGGGCTTCGGCTTCGAAACCGAAAATCCCACCGGTACCCGGCGGCGAGGTATCTTAATGGTTCCTGTGCTCATTCTCGCCCCTCGCCTTCGTCCCTTTTTCGCGGGCAGAAGCCAGCCGGCTCTTCTCGGTGCGGTGGGGGACCATCCCGGTGAGGAAGGCGATGGAGCCGGGAAGGCTTTCCATGCTCTGCTCACCGGGCGATGGGGCAATCGACGAGCTATTTGTTTCTCGGTCaatttgggatgggggggagagagggaCAGAAACGACGATGCGATGCTACTACGagcatggctgctgctggctgttCAGACGGGCACACCCGAGCTTTGACAGCACAGCAGGCTCCATACGCTTGTGTTTCCTGACCCTGCTTGCATTTCGCATCTCGCATGTTATCCCATTTTGGCATGGCATATCCGTAGTCTACATCGGCCTCTCCTGTCTCTTCCAATATCCAATTCGAGATGATGGCAATGCAGTGTTTCGCTGCTGCTGTAACTGCATATCTGAGCGAGATATTGGCTCCCGCCCCAAATTGCCTCACATGTCGGCTCAGTGGCTCACTCATATCCTCTCTCACACTCTCACATATCTCGCTCTTGTTGCCTCGGAAGCCCCGCGGGAATCTGTGTATCATTGGTAAAACCATGAATGATTCCTCCCTCCGACTGGACGGTAACTGCCCGCTACTGTTACTACAAAGcacaccatcccaccacacACGACAATCCCCCTATATCAAATATGCATGGCAAGTCGCGTGGAGGCGAACAATAAGAACACACAATAAAAGAACAGGTCAGATTTTCTTCAATTGTTCGGCCAAAGCGGAAGTGCCGAGGTGTGTGGTTGGCCGCCCTTTCCACTACGTCATTTCTTCCACACCCATGGGAACCATCGACTCATGTCAGCAACAACTTCCATCCCcgatgacggcggcggtgagCAAGAGATACCCTACAGCACAGAAAGAGAGAGCCTTGcctgtgatgatgatgatccgGGCTCCCCTTTTTTGGATATGATATTATCAAATCCATTGATCATCAGCCCTGTTTCGGGCCGCAACCCTCCCATTGAGCATTTACGACAGTCATGTGGCTTATGGAGTCGCTTATCGACTGTTATTTGTTCAACACTGAACTGACGAGCAAGTTCCCTGCTTGTTCCCGGCTTCTTGATAGAAAGAAGCATATTTCGGGACtgccgttgatgatgtcttgTCTCCCGGGAAGGTCCCCTCTTTCATCAACGCTAGGTGACCGGCATGAACCACCCCCATATGCCGCCCCGTTGTATGgctgggggaagggggtaaAAAGGGACGGTTGTGGCTACCGCTCCCGAGTCGTGGCAAGTTGCTTGTTTTGTCCACGCCCGCTCACACATCAACTGCAATTCCCACTTTGGCGTGGGAGAGGCGAAGAATTCGAAACAGCCGACAGACTCGAGTTGATGGGATCAAAGCAGATGATTTTTCCGATATAAAAACAAGCAGAGCAGGAGAGGTGTGGTGGAAGCAGCAATGACAAAAGAGGCAATCGCCGCTTTTGCGTTTCAAACATTCATCCAATCTCAACGGTCAAACCTCCGTGCCCCCCAAAGTGCCGTTTGGGGGAACTCAAAAGCCAAGAAAACAATATTCAGCTGTTTGATATATCGCTTTGATACAGAGTATATCCCTTCGGACTACAATTTGCCAGAAAGAACGATGCCCAAGCACACTGACGGGTTGCATCAACGGTACATATCTTGGCACCTTGGATAAGATTGTTGATCCAAGCCACTTGCATCTACCTACAATGGCAAAAATCGCCAGAAAGTGCGGACATTTCTGACATctggattttttttttctttctttgcaTGTCGTCCGTGAGTTACATTGCAGCCTCATATCTGTTACCGACCGATTGCATATATACCTCTTTCTCATACTGTGTACCTCTGGGTGTGATCGACATGAGACATATTTCCTACTGTGCGTGCGTGTCTTTTCTTACCTACCCTCTTCTATCTGGCTGGATGGGTGGATTTAGTCACATAGCTTACGCACTTACCATATCATTATGCTACTCTTACTCGGTCGCGGGCCAAAGAGATGTCGTTTTCTCGAGACTATTGCCCTGGGCGTGAACAATAAAGGTTGCCCAGCCCGGTCCCCGTTTCGCATATATGGCTGCTTGGTCGGTGTCCATCCAGGTAACAGAGCACACGACAGTCCCCTACGCTACCGCTGTGCACGCTTGCGGTAGTATAGTGATATCCGAACGACCGGCCGGTACTTATAACACTTGCTTCCCTTTTTGTGCTACCGTTCAACGAATGGCAAATAATAATCTGATATTTGATGTTCAAGTTTTCAGTTTACACTTATCCTTGGCTTCCCGATTATTCTCCGGACCCGAATATCAAGGTCAAATATCTCGATCTCAAATTTTGCAGCATGATGGAAACTTCCGTCTAGGGTTATGCGTATGTGTGCCGTTGATTTTGGATTCCTTCCTTAGATATGGCAAAAATCTGGGGGAACCTCATGCTGTTACTGCTTGCTGTCACGATGGACGACCCGGGGAAATGGAAAAGcgatgagggggatgtgCTCTCCAGACATGGCTGGCTACATTATCCCGCAAACTGGCGGTCAAGGAAGAATTCTAGAATGTTTCTTGTCAATGCATTCTGCAATCCCATTTTAGGCGAATCGCATAACCCCGTAAATTCTGTCATATATCTAGCTCATACCTAACCCCGAGGGTTGTTGTCAAAAAAGTGAAGCTGATTGTTGACTGGTCAATGGCACGTCGTTTGTCGGAGATGCTGGGCATCAAATGGGAGAACGGCTTTTCGCGGCCGAACAAGGGAAGTCCCCGCGCCCGTGCTTTGCTAGCATGCTCCGGCTCGCAGGCGTGTGTTGCTTGGCATCTTGATGGGGGATCCATCAACAGCGCGGGGAATATCCTCGCAATGGGGTTCCTCCAATGATCAGGGCTGGAAAAGAACAAGCGATTCGGAAGGAGAACGGGATTCGAGCTATCGAAGGGGAAAACGTGCTCAACGCCCTCTCGTAAGGTCTTGGGACCTGCTGATAGGAAagccttccttccttcttgGTTCtgccaacacacacacacacacaatacGAAACCCAACCTCCGTCcatgcggcggcggcggcgacggcggcgaaCAAATGGTGGGATAAGGTGGCTGGAAATGTGTCAATGGCGCAATCCGATGCCTATCGCGGTAAAGCTTCAAGCTCTACAGACCCTCAAGGGTTCGTCTCGGCGGCCGTTTGACGGTGAACGCACGGGTCACACACAAATCGACAGTAACACCCTTGAAGATCAAGTCTTGACTTCTCTCGGCGTGTTGGTTAGGAGGAGTGGCAGGCAAACGTTCACCGATCCGGGGCACGGTCAACAAGCAGGATTTCAGCGGGATCTTCCGCCGGTCGTGGTTCAAACTGAGCCCCCCCCCGGCTCGAGTCGTTCGCTCACCACTGTGGCGATCGCCGACGGTTCCGGCTCCGATGACAGCAAGCGGCGACGACAATGATGGCAACGGCGGCAAGTCCGGGGAGCATGTGCAATTTTTCTCTCCTGTCTGTCTGGCTGTCCAATGCTGCAGACTGAAATTATGTTGATCGGATCTCGGGGCGATTGGATAATGGCGATTGGACGGTGCAGTTGAACAAGTGCACAGACCACTAGCCAAGCACTTTTATGCAGAAGAATGTTTGTTTGCCGCATCGGAAGCCGCTCCTTCTGCAGCCAGCATATGCAAAGGGCGGCATAAAAAGTCTCTCTCGTCCACATTTTCCGTCTCCACCACGTGTGTGGGGTTTCTTCGCGATGTTGCTCGCAGTGGGCACCCGCTGGTCCCTGCTGCTGAAAGCTCTCCGGCGCTCCACGggcctgcttcttggctACAACTGATCGGGGTTGGCTGGATTCAACTTGGAGCTGCCTGGCCCAGCGGCGACTCCAACGACAACGGCCCTTCTTTTTGCAGGCTTTCGTAAAAGAATACAACGAGCTGCCGTTCTTGTCTCTTTGAAAAGTCCCGGGGGCTCCGCTCGAGCGGACATGTTCGGACATTAGCAGCAGGAGAATCTCTCAccaaaacagcaacaaagGTCAAACGCGACTTCGGCGATGCGCGGAGCTTTTTTGGAGCCTCGTCTAGCAGATGATAAGAGCGGGAGAATCGTCAATAATTGCAGAATGTCAGACCATTCGGCAACGGAGACACAAGCCtgcaaccccccaacccagcatGGGCCATGGGCCGGCCATACGAGAGATTCTCGACCTCTTCCGGCCGCCTTTCGATTTTGACTGTTCCCGTTCACCACGTCACATCCATCAAATTTCACAACCTGCCAGTCGCCCAGTTACAAAATTGGCCTTGCCGTTGAGCCGCCccggggagatgggggttttAGCGGCTGGGGGATGTTGGTCAGGACCCAAAACGCAACCTCCCCCGCATTCCCCTCATGAGTGAAGTGGCTAGCCAGCCTTGACCGAGAGCTGGTTTCTCCAATCGATCGCCGTGCCGTGTGGGCAGCAGCGCGGGCGGCTGAACCATTACGCGGGACAGACACCACAATGTGTCAGCAAAGCAGTCAGGCCAGTGAGAAGTTGTTGATGAGTGCTACGAAACGAAACGAAACGAGCGAACAtgggcagcaccaccaaccacgTTCACGatccattttttttttttttttttttttcatttttccCCTTCTCGCTCGCTTGGGCCGTGGGGGTCAAGGCAAGCAAGCTTACAGCGGTTGCATCAGGATCAACATCAATAGCACAGGTCTCCAGCAAGCAGAAAGCGGCTAAATTGGTGTCAGGCTGATTAGCTTTGCGAATTTCTGTCCACGTTTGTGGAAGTTCGAAACAGCGCAACTGGGGAACCGAAGCCGCGTTCGTTATAGACCACCTTGctggcctcctcccccttcccgacTTCTTCCAGGAGTTGGACAGGCATccgtggtgttttgggttgCTGGGACGCTGACTCTGGCAAGCGGAATCCAACATCCACTTCCCGTGAGCAAGAAATGCAGGTACCTACGCAAGGAACAAGGCGAAGACGAAGCGCTGGCCCAAGAAGGAAACTGGTCTGACCCATGCCGGGATATGATTCGCCAATCgaactttttttctctctcttcggCTTTTGTCTGGGACCCACGTTTCCGTCCGGGCTCCGCTCCGCGACCCTTCCATTTCGCTGGTTTTGCTATGATGGGAGACAAAGGGCAAGCTGTGTGTGCTCGGGGCAGCAGCTGGCTTTTGGTTCACCAGCCGCAGCGTAACATGacggacgacgaggacgacacTGCAACACGCCCGGCGGTGCCCGGCCTCTTTTCTGCAACGCAATGGTGAGGCACAGGCCGGTATTTTGACAGGCTAAGATAGGGTCCgggtgatgaagatgccGGCTACGATTGCTTGCTTCCTTGCTTCTGCGGTGTATTAGACAAGGCAAGGTGCAGTTTTAAcgggcgacggcggcgagaTGCCGGTGCAGCCGCACAGCATTAGTAGCACCTGTCAAAGCAGGCTGGTGTGGGCCGGTGTGATATACTGCCTGCTGCGTATGGTTCCAGTGTTTTCGATGATCAAGA
This window of the Podospora pseudoanserina strain CBS 124.78 chromosome 3, whole genome shotgun sequence genome carries:
- the PMA1 gene encoding plasma membrane H+-ATPase (EggNog:ENOG503NUFA; COG:P) is translated as MAEHSTTGAPALSTNIESGNFDEKAPHHAAPPKQKVVEEEEEDEDIDALIEDLESNDGHGMFEEEEEVAPGSGRVIPEDMLQTDTRVGLTEQEVTQRRRKYGLNQMKEEKENLLLKFLGFFVGPIQFVMEAAAVLAAGLEDWVDFGVICGLLLLNAVVGFVQEYQAGSIVDELKKTLALKAVVLRDGTLKEIEAPEVVPGDILQVEEGTIIPADGRIVTDDAFLQVDQSAITGESLAVDKHKNDSCYASSAVKRGEAFLVVTATGDNTFVGRAAALVNAASAGSGHFTEVLNGIGTILLVLVILTNLVVWVASFYRNNGIVKILEFTLAITIIGVPVGLPAVVTTTMAVGAAYLAKKKAIVQKLSAIESLAGVEILCSDKTGTLTKNKLSLAEPYTVAGVEPEDLMLTACLAASRKKKGMDAIDKAFLKSLKFYPRAKSVLSKYKVLDFHPFDPVSKKVQAVVESPQGERIICVKGAPLFVLKTVEEDHPIPEEVDVDYKNKVAEFATRGFRSLGVARKRGEGSWEILGIMPCSDPPRHDTARTINEAKSLGLSIKMLTGDAVGIARETSRQLGLGTNVYNAERLGLGGGGDMPGSEVYDFVEAADGFAEVFPQHKYNVVEILQQRGYLVAMTGDGVNDAPSLKKADTGIAVEGASDAARSAADIVFLAPGLGAIIDALKTSRQIFHRMYAYVVYRIALSIHLEIYLGLWIAILNRSLNIELVVFIAIFADVATLAIAYDNAPYSKTPVKWNLPKLWGMSVLLGVVLAVGTWITVTTMYAHPNGGIIQNFGNLDEVVFLQISLTENWLIFITRANGPFWSSLPSWQLAGAILVVDILATLFCIFGWFEGGDQTSIVAVVRVWVFSFGVFCVMGGVYYILQDSVGFDNLMHGKSPKGNQKQRSLEDFVVSLQRVSTQHEKSQ